One Fusobacterium ulcerans DNA segment encodes these proteins:
- a CDS encoding autotransporter-associated N-terminal domain-containing protein — MRKGDIEKSLKRFLKRKVSYSLSLLIAFMITGGISLGAGITAEEIQETKGDLLTRIQTEREEIKRKIAENERLIKEYNSDFVELVRKGDFYSKPLFNSTQIFFTYQYLDNGKMKDRTDKEFAETIDAINKHYGTKSGRSLLRSTGNIGKDKIMSGNGVAVDTEVFRETIEVGANIVPVEPILPEINKTINITVGVPTIGGIPTITAPTIVAPTAPTAITTPTINVTTPGAVASINVTAPSVPTPTVPGDKTIVKPTVAIPNAVDPTMVVAPTAPTAPVIVPITVNSFSITTAGDGNGDGSWYWNTGGSNGIISQVIMTAGTWDINNFSNSTITSGYDSEITGYSAYMPFQRDGITQYAGAPIDDKSYSGTGIGSGKMGIYRIVGSPYSSFGTGTTVNINATTRSGTVSTLRQFIHFDPHGEEAAILSKITNATSDEKTKAQTYYDIAKANNGMAAGHERAMFLTLKGDINLTGNTVNIVGLQGHSYGDASNYGSSQVFVFNSGNIKVNGEKNAIYAYTAVGDTAHRYFTFSNHTLDGQTGSMKIEGASSKNNAMVVFDRQNSGVNHVLSFFNDGLMEIEDGSQNIGVFLGTGINKGTVELNAPIIISGGTNNVAVYHGAQGVGPTNQLAGQSVLKADITGGTKNIGYFTEFAQTLNDTTGTKPNHAFTISGTAENSIGVYSKANVNIGTGSVVLTGGTNNVGLYTENGNIISKGSIEFGTGTSVGNVGAYAKNGYSITVDSAKTTGTSTNGTLLYSDGGTINVTSDVSATGMQVTGADTSNKNNSMLAFSTGGGIINLTNNILGSSSTPDIEVTGMALTDASSMYRGIGLMADGGTINVLSPVYIKVTNGAAGVASINTNGNINIAAGSTIEVDNGYAVYSDGTGKIDMQNSTIILGGNATAFDIYKSGTNPLTVTGTTVKVVSNDVIVFNVKNITAPLDVSTLEASINPGVTVTNDGIHTQYIEAAVDKAIINVDTALNKADTSGASFYFYNRFIAQNSVLNVNENVTSELATSQTTNFKGQVIALEMNSSKSATSNATSKINIASSATVKAGRTDAGAGAVGAFINYGEINNDGTIEVQKVNISVKGGTGIFATNGSKVDNKATGKIDVYGDEALGIYATAWRKTSLGTLAGEEFGSSALNQGETSVINSGNIVTNGEKSVGIYLENNSRDASLAIGMNREISAVNAGNITVGKDSIGIYASGTGTGYESETKIGNTGTLKVGENSTGMYGENAVTITNIGNLELGKGATGIALSPDSKLDSSAVLGTITTTGGVSDRVLLAIHGDTSSPAATSIATPGGIIDTGSISNMTSLYVQGATGASTGSSTTLKIGASGVGVYVNSGSATNAGKIEMASGKTNAVGMYTKKGTVTNTGTIEVGDSTQLGMVGVSSDANLVNTGIIDLKGTGAAGIVVQNGATITDSGASNLTFSSTKSFGIAADNAKVVLNGGTVSIANSGENIYVYAKNNSNVTISNATTINGAVVDPIKKSVGIYLDGTNVLTNNSTLTATNGAIGVYANGANSLTNGIYISTGDSTVGIYFTNGGTLANTVVNSGSSSGNSVGVYASGGQVNVTGGLALNIGTGGSTGTGMYLADGAGVTGGTITVTNNSSTANIGVYYTGANTKTAAHGAEIILAGTNQEVGIYANGGIKVTNSKNITDNTATGSVGALVSGGSTYTATGNFNRTTAGAAVGYYADNGTADNKGTISLTGAGSTAAGMVAEGTASATAVVKNSLTITADNSVGMAVLSGTGTSTGINAGTINATTGTGVYVKGANTGFNGAGGTINLTGAGTGIVLDNTGAGKITNAGTITLAANSVGVYGDNAKIDFPVTINGTSGTGIYAENGSVVSGTVNAGNSKDTVAVYLADNTASVNGAVITAGGVTSTSSIGLYLGGTGLTHTVGNSTINAPTLGTIGILTDNGNTINYSATTNVGNGAIGMYLKGTGTLLNANAGTINITGTGIGVLVDTGATANLGTSGTLTVNFNGGGGILSFNNGGTVNLGANIVIGSGTGTLAATKDGNLSNSGTITIGDGSAGLLGVYSAGGPFTVSNTATGVINVQAGGLGLVATGTGALVTVKNDNLINVTGKDAVGMYADVGNIDNALGTINVTNNGIGMYLVGAGSILDFGTLNVTKGVGYVVNGATLGAATGTVTLHAGDKDNYSIGGYYLNTSGTINLPAIADADYSIKAAISGGVNTVTGAITTTGGQNKIGIFASGSDTGLGTVTVGGKGNIGVYGKDSKLTVSGITVADSTLTNTEDIPVGVVLNGGSYIGSGNVSVGNNGIGLYATGIQNNIQHNGGTLGVGNSSLGFYGEGTGTNSLTVNTTGITLGDNNSIGVYAKNINSSVTGDMYVGTNTSIGIVSEGNGNVTYSGDLTIEDKGTGVNDTGSVGIYKLDGTGTVNVLAGNWNVGNNGYGIFLKQAAEQSATINNNADMTLETAAVGIFSSGKNIVNNIGDITVGKTDVNGEHDKTDKHLNSIGMYLTGGTVATSSGTITVNHDHSVGVYGEGTETRFTNTGTINVDNGGVGILVRNGAVAVNAVGGDINLGGTLASCGAVTIGMASYGAGATIINNGTITVNQGAGMLVGTGTIFENNGTIVVNNGVGIEGIGSTINAGHIVVNGGSAIGNGGLATAEIGSVTITPDGTIKINGNYTSIGGTLSTAGNIIVDGAYVDVTTGTPLFNANSVSGEVKLLPNFAATGNGISYEIDGFVNTAMGAITGTKLTPVTSPLFIAKVTDKGSLVIAKRPYADLVIGEQFDALHKGLDNILKNSGGSGRDAEILKGLNEYLEGLPADQFERETSLKLAETRGDIYATIQGRMQDINRAFDNSFYELESSYNLTKDSSKYSVIYTDGNYKDSTLGIDDYDYKVMGLLYMKEKEGTEYGSKYGYTIGFAGSKFDFDDGGSKEDVYSLRVGAHRVKNLSEEHKVSWLSRIELGYNRHIAKRKLNLQETFENKGEYNTYSVALDNRLTKVIYTDLSRQLDVYADLDLEYGKIDDFKESAGSKGGLEVQIKDNDYLSAQAGAGVKASQRIYAGNDISVKVTADVKYAYEFGDNYDGNKAKLKNGEEGYYSLITPEEREGKLTGKIGLTVEKANHMGVTFEVEAADEGHKKDSSIKYGVRFNYKF; from the coding sequence ATGAGAAAAGGTGACATTGAAAAATCTCTAAAGAGGTTTTTGAAAAGAAAAGTCAGTTATTCTCTTTCGCTTTTGATAGCCTTCATGATAACAGGGGGAATATCTTTAGGTGCAGGAATAACAGCAGAGGAAATACAGGAAACTAAAGGGGATCTTTTAACTAGAATTCAAACAGAACGAGAAGAAATAAAAAGGAAAATAGCAGAAAATGAAAGACTGATAAAAGAATATAATTCAGACTTTGTGGAATTAGTAAGAAAGGGAGATTTTTATTCAAAACCTTTATTCAATAGTACACAAATCTTTTTTACTTATCAATATTTAGATAATGGAAAAATGAAAGACAGAACAGATAAGGAATTTGCAGAAACTATAGATGCAATCAACAAGCACTATGGAACAAAGAGTGGAAGAAGTCTTCTTAGATCAACTGGAAACATTGGAAAAGACAAAATAATGTCTGGAAATGGAGTAGCTGTTGATACTGAGGTATTTAGGGAAACAATAGAAGTAGGAGCAAATATCGTTCCTGTTGAACCAATACTTCCTGAAATAAATAAAACAATCAACATAACAGTAGGAGTGCCAACAATTGGAGGAATACCAACAATAACAGCTCCAACAATAGTAGCGCCAACAGCACCAACAGCAATTACTACTCCAACAATTAATGTAACAACACCAGGAGCAGTAGCTTCAATAAATGTAACAGCTCCAAGCGTACCTACACCAACAGTACCAGGAGATAAGACTATTGTTAAGCCAACTGTAGCAATTCCAAATGCAGTGGATCCAACAATGGTTGTAGCACCAACAGCACCAACAGCTCCTGTTATTGTTCCTATAACAGTAAATTCTTTTAGTATAACAACAGCTGGAGATGGTAATGGTGATGGATCTTGGTATTGGAATACAGGAGGTTCAAATGGAATTATTTCACAGGTAATTATGACTGCTGGTACATGGGATATTAATAATTTTTCAAACAGTACTATTACTTCAGGATATGATAGTGAAATTACAGGATATTCAGCCTATATGCCATTTCAAAGAGATGGAATAACACAATATGCAGGAGCACCAATAGATGATAAAAGTTATAGTGGAACTGGAATTGGTTCAGGTAAAATGGGGATTTATAGAATCGTTGGATCTCCTTATTCTTCTTTTGGAACTGGAACAACTGTTAATATAAATGCAACTACAAGAAGTGGAACTGTAAGTACTTTAAGACAGTTTATTCATTTTGATCCACATGGTGAAGAAGCCGCAATACTATCAAAGATCACTAATGCTACATCAGATGAAAAAACAAAAGCACAAACTTATTATGACATAGCTAAAGCAAACAATGGAATGGCTGCTGGGCATGAAAGAGCAATGTTTTTAACTTTAAAAGGAGATATTAATTTAACTGGAAATACAGTAAATATAGTTGGATTACAAGGGCATTCATATGGGGATGCGTCAAATTATGGATCTTCACAAGTATTTGTATTTAATAGTGGTAATATAAAAGTAAATGGTGAAAAAAATGCAATTTATGCTTATACAGCTGTAGGAGATACTGCACATAGATATTTCACATTTTCAAATCATACATTAGATGGGCAAACAGGAAGCATGAAAATAGAAGGAGCTTCAAGTAAAAATAATGCTATGGTTGTTTTTGACAGACAAAATAGTGGGGTTAATCATGTACTAAGTTTTTTTAATGATGGTTTAATGGAAATAGAGGATGGAAGTCAAAATATAGGAGTATTTCTAGGAACTGGAATTAATAAGGGTACAGTTGAATTAAATGCTCCAATCATAATAAGTGGTGGAACAAATAATGTAGCAGTATATCATGGTGCTCAAGGAGTAGGGCCTACAAATCAATTAGCAGGACAATCAGTGTTGAAAGCTGATATCACAGGTGGAACAAAAAATATAGGTTATTTTACAGAATTTGCTCAAACTTTAAATGATACTACTGGAACAAAGCCAAATCATGCTTTCACAATATCTGGAACAGCAGAAAATTCAATTGGTGTCTATTCGAAAGCTAATGTAAATATAGGAACAGGATCTGTAGTATTAACAGGTGGAACAAATAATGTAGGTCTATATACTGAAAATGGAAATATAATTTCTAAAGGTAGTATAGAATTTGGCACAGGAACTTCTGTTGGAAATGTTGGAGCATATGCAAAAAATGGATATTCTATTACAGTTGATTCTGCTAAAACAACAGGAACTTCAACTAATGGAACATTATTGTATTCAGATGGAGGGACAATTAATGTAACTTCTGATGTGTCAGCAACAGGAATGCAGGTAACAGGAGCTGATACTTCTAATAAAAATAACTCTATGCTGGCTTTTTCAACTGGAGGAGGAATTATTAATTTAACAAATAATATTCTTGGGTCATCTTCAACACCAGATATTGAAGTTACAGGAATGGCATTAACTGATGCTTCAAGTATGTATAGAGGAATTGGATTAATGGCTGATGGGGGAACTATTAATGTTTTATCTCCTGTTTATATAAAAGTTACAAATGGTGCTGCTGGAGTAGCATCAATAAATACAAATGGAAACATAAATATAGCAGCAGGGTCAACAATAGAAGTAGATAATGGATATGCTGTATATAGTGATGGAACTGGAAAAATAGATATGCAAAATTCTACAATAATACTTGGTGGGAATGCAACAGCATTTGATATCTATAAGTCAGGAACAAATCCATTGACAGTAACAGGAACAACAGTAAAAGTAGTTTCTAATGATGTAATAGTTTTTAATGTTAAAAATATTACAGCCCCACTAGATGTAAGCACACTAGAGGCCTCAATAAATCCAGGGGTAACAGTAACAAATGATGGAATTCATACTCAATATATAGAGGCAGCAGTGGATAAAGCTATAATAAATGTAGATACTGCACTGAATAAAGCGGATACATCTGGAGCTTCATTCTACTTCTATAATAGATTTATAGCACAAAACAGTGTTTTAAATGTAAACGAAAATGTTACATCAGAACTTGCTACATCTCAAACTACTAACTTTAAAGGACAGGTAATAGCTCTTGAGATGAACTCAAGTAAAAGTGCAACTTCTAATGCAACTTCAAAAATTAATATAGCTTCATCAGCAACAGTAAAAGCAGGAAGAACAGATGCAGGAGCTGGAGCAGTAGGGGCATTTATTAACTATGGAGAAATTAACAATGATGGAACTATTGAAGTACAAAAAGTAAATATTTCTGTAAAAGGTGGAACAGGTATATTTGCAACAAATGGATCAAAAGTTGATAATAAGGCAACAGGAAAAATTGATGTTTATGGAGATGAAGCATTGGGTATCTATGCAACAGCATGGAGAAAAACTTCACTGGGAACTTTAGCAGGAGAGGAATTTGGATCAAGTGCTTTAAATCAAGGAGAAACTTCAGTAATAAATAGTGGAAATATAGTAACTAATGGGGAGAAATCAGTAGGTATATATCTTGAAAATAATAGTAGAGATGCTAGTTTAGCCATTGGAATGAATAGAGAAATATCAGCTGTCAATGCAGGAAATATAACTGTTGGAAAAGACTCAATAGGAATATATGCCAGTGGAACTGGAACAGGATATGAATCTGAAACAAAAATAGGAAATACAGGAACATTGAAAGTAGGAGAAAATTCTACAGGAATGTATGGAGAAAACGCAGTTACAATAACAAATATTGGAAACCTTGAATTAGGAAAAGGCGCTACTGGTATTGCTTTAAGTCCAGATTCAAAATTGGATTCATCAGCAGTTTTGGGAACAATAACAACAACAGGAGGAGTTAGTGACAGAGTTTTACTAGCAATTCATGGGGATACAAGTTCTCCAGCAGCAACTTCAATAGCAACTCCTGGAGGAATAATAGATACAGGTTCAATAAGCAATATGACTTCATTATATGTTCAGGGAGCAACAGGAGCTTCTACTGGTTCTAGTACTACATTGAAAATTGGAGCAAGTGGAGTAGGAGTATATGTAAACAGTGGAAGTGCAACTAATGCTGGAAAAATAGAGATGGCTTCTGGAAAAACAAATGCAGTAGGAATGTATACTAAAAAAGGAACAGTTACTAATACAGGAACTATTGAAGTGGGAGATTCTACTCAATTAGGAATGGTAGGAGTAAGTTCTGATGCCAATTTAGTAAATACAGGAATTATTGATTTAAAAGGAACAGGAGCAGCAGGAATAGTTGTTCAAAATGGCGCAACAATTACAGACAGTGGAGCTTCAAATTTAACTTTCAGTTCAACAAAATCTTTTGGTATAGCAGCAGATAATGCAAAGGTTGTACTAAATGGAGGAACTGTATCAATTGCCAACTCAGGAGAAAATATATATGTTTATGCTAAAAACAATTCAAATGTAACAATAAGTAATGCAACAACAATAAATGGAGCTGTTGTTGATCCTATAAAAAAATCTGTTGGAATTTATTTAGATGGAACTAATGTTTTAACTAATAATTCAACTTTAACAGCAACAAATGGAGCAATAGGAGTATATGCAAATGGAGCTAATTCTCTGACAAATGGAATATATATTTCTACTGGAGACAGTACAGTAGGTATTTATTTTACTAATGGAGGAACTTTAGCTAATACAGTTGTAAATTCTGGTTCATCAAGTGGAAATTCAGTTGGAGTATATGCTTCTGGAGGGCAGGTAAATGTAACTGGCGGACTTGCTTTAAATATAGGAACTGGTGGTAGTACAGGTACAGGAATGTATCTTGCTGATGGAGCTGGAGTAACTGGAGGAACAATCACTGTTACAAACAACTCATCAACTGCAAATATAGGGGTATACTACACAGGAGCAAATACAAAAACAGCAGCTCATGGAGCAGAAATTATTCTTGCTGGAACTAATCAGGAAGTAGGTATTTATGCTAATGGGGGAATAAAAGTAACTAACAGCAAAAATATAACTGATAATACAGCGACTGGTTCAGTAGGAGCTTTAGTAAGCGGTGGTTCAACATATACTGCAACAGGAAACTTTAACAGAACAACAGCTGGAGCAGCAGTTGGATATTATGCAGATAATGGAACAGCAGATAATAAAGGAACAATAAGTCTGACAGGAGCTGGTTCAACAGCAGCAGGAATGGTAGCAGAAGGAACAGCTTCAGCAACAGCTGTTGTAAAAAACAGCTTAACAATAACAGCTGATAATTCAGTTGGTATGGCTGTACTGAGCGGAACAGGAACAAGTACAGGAATAAATGCTGGAACTATAAATGCAACAACAGGAACTGGAGTATATGTAAAAGGTGCAAATACAGGATTTAATGGAGCTGGTGGAACAATAAATCTGACAGGTGCAGGAACTGGTATTGTACTTGATAATACAGGAGCTGGAAAAATAACAAATGCAGGAACTATAACTCTTGCAGCTAATTCAGTAGGGGTATATGGAGATAATGCTAAAATAGATTTCCCTGTTACTATTAATGGAACATCAGGAACTGGTATATATGCAGAAAATGGTTCAGTAGTATCTGGAACTGTAAATGCTGGAAATTCAAAAGATACAGTTGCAGTTTACCTTGCAGATAATACAGCAAGTGTAAATGGAGCAGTAATAACAGCAGGAGGAGTTACAAGTACATCATCTATCGGACTATATCTTGGTGGAACAGGACTTACTCACACAGTAGGAAATTCTACAATAAATGCTCCTACTTTAGGAACTATTGGTATCCTTACAGATAATGGAAATACAATAAACTATTCAGCAACTACAAATGTAGGAAATGGCGCAATAGGAATGTATTTAAAAGGAACAGGAACTCTTCTTAATGCCAATGCGGGAACTATAAATATAACAGGAACTGGAATAGGAGTATTGGTAGATACAGGAGCTACAGCTAATCTAGGAACATCAGGAACACTTACAGTAAACTTTAATGGCGGAGGAGGAATACTTTCATTTAACAATGGAGGTACAGTAAATCTTGGAGCTAATATAGTTATTGGAAGTGGAACAGGAACACTAGCAGCTACAAAAGATGGAAATCTTTCTAACTCAGGAACTATCACAATAGGAGATGGTTCAGCTGGACTTCTTGGAGTATACAGCGCTGGAGGACCATTTACTGTATCAAATACTGCAACAGGTGTTATAAATGTACAGGCAGGAGGACTTGGACTGGTAGCTACAGGAACAGGGGCTCTGGTAACTGTTAAAAATGATAATCTGATAAATGTAACAGGAAAAGATGCAGTAGGTATGTATGCTGATGTTGGAAATATTGATAATGCGCTGGGAACAATAAATGTAACTAATAATGGTATAGGAATGTATCTGGTAGGAGCAGGAAGTATTTTAGACTTTGGAACATTAAATGTAACAAAGGGTGTAGGATATGTAGTAAATGGAGCAACATTGGGAGCAGCAACTGGAACAGTGACTCTTCATGCAGGAGATAAAGATAATTACTCTATTGGAGGATATTATTTGAATACTTCAGGAACTATAAATCTTCCAGCAATAGCAGATGCAGACTATTCAATCAAGGCAGCTATCAGTGGTGGAGTAAATACAGTAACTGGAGCAATAACAACAACTGGCGGACAAAACAAAATAGGGATATTTGCTTCAGGTTCTGATACAGGACTGGGAACAGTAACTGTAGGAGGAAAAGGAAACATAGGAGTATATGGAAAAGACAGCAAATTAACTGTAAGCGGAATAACTGTAGCTGATTCAACTCTAACTAATACAGAGGATATACCTGTTGGAGTAGTGTTGAATGGTGGAAGCTATATTGGAAGTGGAAATGTTTCTGTAGGAAATAACGGAATAGGATTATATGCAACAGGTATTCAAAATAATATACAGCATAATGGAGGAACTCTTGGTGTAGGAAATTCATCACTTGGATTCTATGGTGAAGGAACAGGAACTAACAGCTTAACTGTAAATACTACAGGAATAACACTTGGAGATAACAATTCTATAGGAGTGTATGCTAAAAATATAAACTCATCTGTAACAGGTGATATGTATGTTGGAACAAATACAAGTATAGGAATAGTAAGTGAAGGAAATGGAAATGTAACATATTCAGGGGATCTGACAATAGAAGATAAAGGAACTGGAGTAAATGATACTGGTTCAGTAGGTATCTATAAACTAGATGGAACAGGAACTGTAAATGTATTAGCAGGTAACTGGAATGTAGGAAATAATGGATATGGAATTTTCTTGAAACAGGCAGCAGAACAATCAGCAACAATTAACAATAATGCTGATATGACTTTAGAAACAGCAGCTGTAGGAATATTCTCAAGTGGAAAAAATATAGTAAATAACATTGGAGATATAACTGTAGGAAAAACAGATGTAAATGGAGAGCATGATAAAACTGATAAGCATTTAAATTCTATAGGAATGTATCTAACAGGAGGAACTGTAGCAACAAGTTCTGGAACGATAACTGTAAACCATGATCATTCAGTAGGAGTATATGGAGAAGGAACAGAAACAAGATTCACAAATACAGGAACTATCAATGTAGATAATGGTGGAGTAGGAATTCTTGTAAGAAATGGTGCAGTAGCTGTAAATGCTGTAGGAGGTGACATTAATTTAGGAGGAACACTAGCATCATGCGGAGCTGTAACAATAGGTATGGCATCATATGGAGCAGGAGCTACTATCATTAATAATGGAACTATTACAGTAAATCAAGGGGCAGGAATGCTTGTTGGTACAGGAACAATATTTGAGAATAATGGAACTATTGTAGTAAACAATGGGGTGGGAATAGAAGGTATTGGAAGTACAATAAACGCTGGACATATAGTAGTAAATGGCGGATCAGCTATAGGAAATGGTGGATTAGCAACTGCTGAAATAGGATCTGTTACAATCACACCAGATGGAACTATTAAAATCAATGGAAACTATACTTCTATTGGAGGAACTCTTTCTACAGCAGGAAATATAATAGTAGATGGAGCATATGTAGATGTAACAACTGGAACACCTCTATTTAATGCAAACAGTGTAAGCGGAGAAGTAAAACTGCTTCCAAACTTTGCAGCAACAGGAAATGGAATTTCATATGAGATAGATGGTTTTGTAAATACAGCAATGGGAGCAATTACAGGAACTAAACTTACTCCTGTAACATCACCTCTGTTTATTGCAAAAGTAACAGATAAAGGAAGCCTTGTTATAGCTAAAAGACCATATGCAGATCTAGTAATAGGAGAGCAGTTTGATGCTTTACATAAAGGACTGGATAATATTCTTAAAAATAGTGGTGGAAGTGGAAGAGATGCTGAAATTCTGAAAGGGTTGAATGAATATCTGGAAGGGCTTCCAGCAGATCAATTTGAAAGAGAGACATCATTGAAATTAGCTGAAACAAGAGGAGATATCTATGCAACTATTCAGGGAAGAATGCAGGATATCAACAGAGCATTTGACAACTCTTTCTATGAACTTGAATCTTCATACAATCTGACAAAGGACAGCAGTAAATACAGTGTTATCTATACTGATGGAAACTACAAAGATTCTACATTGGGAATAGATGACTATGATTACAAAGTAATGGGACTTCTGTATATGAAGGAAAAAGAAGGAACAGAGTATGGAAGTAAATATGGATATACAATAGGATTTGCAGGATCTAAGTTTGACTTTGATGATGGTGGATCAAAAGAGGATGTATACTCATTGAGAGTAGGAGCACATAGAGTTAAAAATCTAAGTGAGGAACATAAAGTATCATGGCTGTCAAGAATAGAACTTGGATACAACAGACATATTGCTAAGAGAAAACTTAACCTTCAAGAAACATTTGAAAATAAGGGAGAGTACAATACTTACTCTGTAGCACTTGACAACAGACTTACAAAAGTTATCTATACAGATCTTTCTAGACAGTTGGATGTATATGCTGATTTAGATTTAGAGTATGGAAAAATAGATGACTTTAAAGAAAGCGCTGGAAGCAAAGGCGGACTTGAAGTGCAGATTAAAGACAATGATTATCTGAGCGCACAGGCAGGAGCTGGAGTGAAGGCATCTCAAAGAATCTATGCAGGAAATGATATCTCGGTAAAAGTAACAGCAGATGTAAAATATGCATATGAATTTGGAGACAACTATGATGGAAACAAAGCAAAACTTAAAAATGGAGAGGAAGGATATTACAGCCTAATTACTCCAGAAGAAAGAGAAGGAAAACTAACAGGAAAAATTGGACTTACAGTAGAAAAAGCGAACCACATGGGAGTAACATTCGAAGTGGAAGCAGCAGATGAAGGACACAAAAAAGATTCATCAATTAAATATGGTGTAAGATTCAATTACAAATTCTAA